The Mercurialis annua linkage group LG2, ddMerAnnu1.2, whole genome shotgun sequence genome contains a region encoding:
- the LOC126667040 gene encoding F-box protein At5g07610-like produces the protein MKNSEPEENPPLSSAETVADNLDLLNELLLRLPAMSLLKFKCVSKQWLHFISDPKFCTSHTRLRLNPSSASPAGLFLDKQFSFIPLNPQKYDDLSKKIHALDYMSGEIQIEQSCNGLLLCSSNEELDFESCILNSCLYSKVYFICNPTTKQFKRVKLPKEFEFSVRAVFLAFEPSKSPHYKLISLNSIPHTRRLQLRIDMYSSETDSWSLLGINVPLVHDFFPRLRGVYYRNAVHWPPTRKFGNCLYFDFESESLKEMPKPPLYLAGAIGGELYYFGESRGHLHLVIGNPMESISLEFDVLEMDTDYSQWSVRYHVDLGSVKMAFPELAWYVRGVVKFSILSIVLCGDDYKNEEEENAIVVICVGGVVVAYNICDGTSKKLCDCDVRKCGGRWDDDAENLKWYDAFQYFDTFLRF, from the coding sequence ATGAAAAACTCCGAACCAGAAGAAAATCCACCACTTTCTTCTGCCGAAACAGTCGCCGACAATCTAGATCTTCTTAATGAACTTCTACTCCGTCTTCCTGCAATGTCATTACTCAAGTTCAAATGCGTTTCGAAACAATGGCTTCACTTCATTTCCGATCCCAAATTCTGTACCTCACACACTCGCCTCCGCCTAAACCCTAGCTCCGCCTCTCCCGCCGGATTGTTTCTGGACAAACAGTTTAGTTTTATCCCTCTCAACCCTCAAAAATACGATGATCTATCAAAAAAAATCCACGCTCTCGATTATATGAGTGGTGAAATCCAGATAGAACAGTCGTGCAACGGCTTGCTCCTTTGCTCTTCTAACGAGGAGCTCGACTTTGAAAGCTGTATATTAAACTCCTGTCTTTATAGTaaagtttattttatatgtaatccCACTACTAAGCAGTTCAAGAGAGTTAAACTTCCTAAGGAGTTTGAATTTTCTGTTAGGGCAGTTTTTTTAGCCTTTGAACCTTCTAAATCTCCTCACTATAAGCTTATTTCTTTGAACTCAATTCCTCACACGAGACGACTACAGCTTCGGATTGATATGTATTCATCAGAGACGGATTCTTGGAGTTTATTAGGTATTAATGTGCCTCTGGTTCATGACTTCTTCCCCCGTTTGAGAGGCGTTTACTACAGAAACGCCGTTCATTGGCCTCCCACGAGGAAATTCGGAAACTGTctgtattttgattttgaatcagAGTCGTTAAAGGAAATGCCGAAACCTCCGTTGTACCTGGCCGGAGCAATCGGGGGAGAGCTTTACTATTTCGGAGAGTCTCGAGGGCATTTGCATCTCGTAATAGGTAATCCAATGGAATCTATATCGTTAGAATTCGATGTTTTGGAGATGGATACGGATTATTCTCAATGGTCAGTGAGGTACCATGTTGATCTTGGTTCTGTAAAAATGGCATTTCCGGAGTTGGCTTGGTATGTTCGAGGAGTTGTAAAATTTTCTATTCTAAGTATTGTACTTTGTGGTGATGATTAtaagaatgaagaagaagaaaatgccATTGTTGTGATTTGTGTAGGTGGTGTAGTTGTGGCCTACAATATCTGTGATGGCACATCAAAGAAGCTTTGTGATTGTGATGTTAGAAAATGTGGTGGTAGATGGGATGATGATGCTGAGAACTTGAAGTGGTATGATGCATTTCAGTACTTTGATACCTTCTTGCGTTTCTGA